In Candidatus Babeliales bacterium, the DNA window CTTGTTACTGCAATAATATGTGGCTTGATTGATTGGACTAACTGAAGATAGTCATCAAATCCTTGCAAAACAGGTAATAAAATGACGTGATCAACATATCTCAATGCCAACAAGTTGTGTACGCGTTTTTGCTGTGTGTGTATTGGAAGACGATTTTTGTGCTGTGTGATACGTTCATCCGGCTCAAGAGCAACTATCAAATAGTCACCAGCACCACGTGCCTTTTCCAAAAATTGAATATGTCCAAAATGAAGAATGTCAAAGCATCCGCCAACAAGGACAATTCTTTTATCTTGGGGTAAAGATATGGTATGTGTGAGTGTATAGTATTGGTAATTCATATTTTAAACGTAATCTATTTGTTACCTTTGATCAATAGGCGTCTTGTCTTTATGTTGTATCTGTGTACGCTTGAAAGAAAATTTTTAATTAGGGGATTTTTTATGAATATACGACACACTTTGTATTTTGGTTCCAAGTCGCAACCACGTCGCATGTTACTTGATGAGTCTCACATTCCGTATATTACTGTTGAACAACATGCAGATGAATCGCAATGCGATTGGGGATTGCCGTTGCCACAACTTGTTTTGAGTATTGCTATATATAAAATGCAGCATGTTATGTTACCTGATGGCACGTCAGAAGGCGATGTTTGTTTTGTGCTCACAGCGGATACTATGTCGCACGATAAAACAGGCAAGATTCACGGCAAACCAGTCGATAGGGCTGATGCTGTTGCAAAAATAAAAGCCACGCGGGAAGGATCATTTTTGTGCACTGCTTTTTGCTTGGATAAAAAAGTGTGGCGATCAGGAAAGTGGGAAATTGAAGAACGTGTAGCTGATGTTGTATCAGCTGAATTTTCGTTTATTATTCCTGATGAATGGATAGATACATATTTGGAAAAGGTTCCTTTTTTAGATGTGTCTGGTGGTATTGCTGTTGAACGGTATGGTAATCAGTTTTTAAAAACAGTACGTGGTTCATATTCTACGATTATTGGGTTGCCGTTGTTTGAGTTGCGCCAAGCATTGGAGAAATTGGGTTTTTATAAATAGTAAAGGTCTCGACAAATTCGAGACCTTTAAGAGTTCTTGATATATTGTTTGTTAATTCATACTCTGCTTATTGAGCGGTTTCCATTTCTTGAGCAATTCCTTACACAACTGCTCTTTTGCATTGATGTGTGGATGAGCATCCAATTTTTTTGTAGTGTTTTCAATACTTGAGCGTACAGTTTCGTGATCGAGTAGCGATGCATCAAAACAATCGAGCGTAGGAAGTAAGTTTTTTTCTCGTGCCTTTTTTTCTACGTGATCATTAATTGCATCGGCTAAAATGGTGTCCATTAGTTCAAAAAAATCAATGATACCATGATGCATATCTTCTAAAATGTTCTGATTGTTGAGAGATGTTTGTTGAATCTCATCATGCAATCCATGGGCAACAGCCTTGGCGATAATTTTTTTTAGTTTATCGGCATCATGCTGCTCAAGCCATTTTAACAAATGGAGTAATTCATACGAAAGTGCGAATTGTGAGTTGCTGTCGTGTGAAAATGAATCATTATTCATACTATGCCTTTCGTGATTTAAAACCTTTATACATCCTACTCTGATTTCAGCCTTGCACAATTGTGCGTCATTATGAAAACATTTTTTTAGAAAGCTGCTGTAATCGCGCTATTCTCTTGCTTATTGGCGGATGTGTCGCAAATAGAGAGCTCAATGAATGCGCAGTAAAAGGATGTACTATAAAAAGAGAGGCTGTACTTGTTTGTTGCATATCATCTGCATTCATATGAGCGTATTTGACGTTGTTTTCCAATTTTTGTAATGCTGATGCAAGAGCCAATGGGCTATGTGAGCAGCGTGCTCCCGTGTCATCGGCTGCGTACTCACGTGAACGCGAAATGGCAAGTTGTACAAGCGTTGCTGCAAAAGGCATCAAAATACTAACCAAGATAAGTGCAAATGGGTTTTCTTTACGACGATCGCTGCTTACTGATCCCCATAACGCCATATGGCGTAACATATATGCAAGATACCCAATTGCAGAGGCAACTGTTGCTGCAATCGTGGTAATAAGCGTGTCTCTGTTTTTTATGTGTGCGAGCTCGTGGGCAAGAACGCCGCGTAATTCTTCAGCGTCTAAAAGGCTTAAAATTCCCGTTGTGACTGCAATTGATGCATGTTTAGGGCTGCGTCCTGTTGCAAAAGCATTCGCCATTGGTGTGGTAACAAGCCATAACTTTGG includes these proteins:
- a CDS encoding adenylyltransferase/cytidyltransferase family protein, producing the protein MNYQYYTLTHTISLPQDKRIVLVGGCFDILHFGHIQFLEKARGAGDYLIVALEPDERITQHKNRLPIHTQQKRVHNLLALRYVDHVILLPVLQGFDDYLQLVQSIKPHIIAVTSNDPQMTNKQKQADTINAQLVIVNNRIAHLSSTAIYQQSMNE
- a CDS encoding Maf family protein codes for the protein MNIRHTLYFGSKSQPRRMLLDESHIPYITVEQHADESQCDWGLPLPQLVLSIAIYKMQHVMLPDGTSEGDVCFVLTADTMSHDKTGKIHGKPVDRADAVAKIKATREGSFLCTAFCLDKKVWRSGKWEIEERVADVVSAEFSFIIPDEWIDTYLEKVPFLDVSGGIAVERYGNQFLKTVRGSYSTIIGLPLFELRQALEKLGFYK
- a CDS encoding zinc metalloprotease HtpX codes for the protein MFFNMLKTAVLLIILSGLLLLVGGLIGGVSGIQIALFLSVIMNFITFFFSDRIVLALYKAQPLDKTHYQWIYEIIEELSHKMQLPMPKLWLVTTPMANAFATGRSPKHASIAVTTGILSLLDAEELRGVLAHELAHIKNRDTLITTIAATVASAIGYLAYMLRHMALWGSVSSDRRKENPFALILVSILMPFAATLVQLAISRSREYAADDTGARCSHSPLALASALQKLENNVKYAHMNADDMQQTSTASLFIVHPFTAHSLSSLFATHPPISKRIARLQQLSKKMFS